A stretch of Actinomycetes bacterium DNA encodes these proteins:
- a CDS encoding DNA-directed RNA polymerase subunit beta, translating to MSSRSNLRDRYSFANLDEVLELPDLIAIQRKSFQWFVENGLADAFRDISPIKDFTETLSLELEFDPFDEDLRPPPKFTVEECKEKDMTFSAPIFARARFMNANTGEIKEQTVFMGDFPMMTDKGTFIVNGTERVVVSQLVRSPGVIFQPGERFRLRNLSKHQLVTGTIHPYRGEWIEFDVEQKPGKEPTAGTRVARKRRLSLFVLLRALGYDEENFPGFLEAFVDHFDFLRDQWDKEQAKLEEDEVPTQTEALIEIYKRARPGEPATPESARAYFANAFFEPRRYDLSRVGRYKLDRKLGPELDTLEKTFPQLKGKLDRPESGQSVLSRCEVLASTTYLLNLAAGTHGYRLDDQDHFANRRIRSVGELIQNQVRIGLSRMERVVRERMTTQDVEAITPTTLINIRPVVAAIKEFFGTSQLSQFMDQVNPLSGLTHRRRLSALGPGGLSRERAGFEVRDVHFSHYGRMCPIETPEGPNIGLIGALATFGRVNEFGFIETPYRVVKNGKVGSEIVWLPADEEEEYIVAQANTPLNPDGTFSADRVLVRRSPQAASLSDLKLQLERDEFLGATTEISAVGPEEVQLMDVSPRQIVSVATALIPFLEHDDANRALMGANMQRQAVPLLRAEAPYIGTGIEARAARDAADMILADEDGTVVSVDGTSIVIDYKKSGKRTYRLHKFERSNQNTCINQKPHVSEGQKVRKGDVIAEGPSTDNGELALGKNLLVAFMPWEGYNFEDAIILSERLVRDDVLTSVHIHEHEIDARDTKLGPEEITRDIPNLSEEILADLDERGIIRVGAEVGPSDVLVGKVTPKGETELTPEERLLRAIFGEKAREVRDTSLKVPHGESGKVIDVKVFSRSDEHELPPGVNQLVRVYVAQKRKISVGDKLAGRHGNKGVISRILPMEDMPYMADGSPVDIILNPLGVPSRMNVGQVLEAHLGWAARWGWDDDGEMVGEEPLRGTEAKTRPVTRPSTLVATPVFDGAKWDEVEMAGKHPTIQSIFENLRPEAADGTRLIGSDGKVTLYNGRTGEAYDSPVTAGYAYILKLSHLVDDKIHARSTGPYSMITQQPLGGKAQFGGQRFGEMEVWALEAYGSAYCLQELLTIKSDDTLGRVKVYEAIVKGENIPEPGIPESFKVLIKEMQALCLNVEVISRTGEQIRLRELDEDYFRASEELGIDLSRPERGTDEEDARRQAERS from the coding sequence TTGTCCTCTCGTTCCAACCTTCGGGACCGTTACTCGTTCGCGAACCTCGACGAGGTTCTCGAACTGCCCGATCTCATTGCCATCCAGCGCAAGTCCTTCCAGTGGTTCGTCGAGAACGGTCTTGCCGACGCGTTCCGCGACATCTCACCGATCAAGGACTTCACCGAGACCCTGAGTCTCGAGCTGGAGTTCGATCCTTTCGACGAAGACCTCCGGCCCCCGCCGAAGTTCACCGTCGAGGAGTGCAAGGAGAAGGACATGACCTTCTCCGCTCCGATCTTCGCCCGCGCTCGCTTCATGAACGCCAACACAGGCGAGATCAAGGAGCAGACGGTCTTCATGGGGGACTTCCCGATGATGACCGACAAGGGCACCTTCATCGTCAACGGCACCGAGCGCGTCGTGGTGTCCCAGCTCGTACGCTCACCCGGCGTCATCTTCCAGCCCGGTGAGCGGTTCCGCCTGAGGAACCTCTCGAAGCATCAGCTCGTCACCGGAACCATCCACCCCTACCGCGGCGAGTGGATCGAGTTCGACGTCGAGCAGAAGCCCGGCAAGGAGCCGACCGCTGGCACCCGCGTCGCCCGCAAGCGTCGCCTGTCGCTGTTCGTGTTGCTCCGTGCGCTCGGCTACGACGAGGAGAACTTCCCGGGCTTCCTCGAGGCATTCGTCGACCACTTCGACTTCCTGCGTGACCAGTGGGACAAGGAGCAGGCGAAGCTCGAAGAAGACGAGGTCCCCACCCAGACCGAAGCCCTCATCGAGATCTACAAGCGGGCCCGCCCGGGTGAGCCGGCAACACCGGAGTCGGCACGCGCCTACTTCGCCAACGCGTTCTTCGAGCCCCGCCGCTACGACCTCAGCCGGGTCGGCCGCTACAAGCTCGACCGCAAGCTCGGCCCCGAGCTCGACACTCTCGAGAAGACCTTCCCGCAGCTCAAGGGCAAGCTCGACCGCCCCGAGTCGGGCCAGTCGGTGCTCAGCCGCTGTGAGGTCCTCGCCTCCACCACCTACCTGCTCAACCTGGCCGCCGGCACCCACGGCTACCGCCTCGATGACCAGGACCACTTCGCCAACCGTCGCATCCGCTCGGTCGGTGAGCTCATCCAGAACCAGGTGCGCATAGGCCTGTCCCGCATGGAGCGGGTGGTGCGCGAGCGCATGACCACCCAGGACGTCGAGGCCATCACCCCGACCACCCTGATCAACATCCGGCCGGTTGTCGCTGCGATCAAGGAGTTCTTCGGAACATCCCAGCTCTCGCAGTTCATGGACCAGGTCAACCCGCTCTCGGGCCTGACCCACCGCCGACGCCTGTCGGCTCTCGGCCCGGGTGGCCTCAGCCGCGAGCGCGCCGGCTTCGAAGTGCGCGACGTGCACTTCTCGCACTACGGCCGCATGTGCCCGATCGAGACCCCCGAGGGTCCCAACATCGGCCTGATCGGCGCGCTGGCCACATTCGGCCGGGTCAACGAGTTCGGCTTCATCGAGACGCCGTACCGGGTCGTCAAGAACGGCAAGGTCGGAAGCGAGATCGTGTGGCTGCCAGCGGACGAGGAAGAGGAGTACATCGTCGCCCAGGCGAACACTCCGCTGAACCCCGATGGCACGTTCTCCGCGGACCGTGTGCTCGTGCGCCGTTCCCCGCAGGCAGCATCCCTGTCTGACCTGAAGCTCCAGCTCGAGCGCGACGAGTTCCTCGGCGCCACCACCGAGATCTCGGCGGTCGGCCCCGAAGAGGTCCAGCTCATGGACGTGTCGCCCCGCCAGATCGTGTCGGTGGCCACCGCCCTCATCCCGTTCCTCGAGCACGACGACGCCAACCGTGCGCTCATGGGCGCCAACATGCAGCGCCAGGCGGTTCCGCTGCTGCGTGCCGAGGCTCCCTACATCGGCACCGGGATCGAGGCCCGAGCCGCACGGGACGCGGCCGACATGATCCTCGCCGACGAAGACGGCACCGTGGTGTCGGTCGACGGCACCTCGATCGTCATCGACTACAAGAAGTCAGGCAAGCGCACGTACCGCCTGCACAAGTTCGAGCGGTCCAACCAGAACACCTGCATCAACCAGAAGCCCCACGTTTCGGAGGGGCAGAAGGTCCGCAAGGGTGACGTGATCGCCGAGGGTCCCTCGACCGACAACGGCGAGCTGGCGCTCGGCAAGAACCTGCTCGTGGCCTTCATGCCATGGGAGGGCTACAACTTCGAGGACGCGATCATCCTCTCGGAGCGCCTCGTGCGCGACGACGTGCTCACCTCGGTGCACATCCACGAGCACGAGATCGACGCCCGTGACACCAAGCTGGGCCCCGAGGAGATCACCCGGGACATCCCGAACCTCTCCGAGGAGATCCTCGCCGATCTCGACGAGCGCGGGATCATCCGTGTCGGCGCCGAGGTAGGCCCGAGCGACGTGCTGGTCGGCAAGGTCACGCCCAAGGGTGAGACCGAGCTGACCCCCGAGGAGCGCCTCCTTCGTGCGATCTTCGGTGAGAAGGCCCGCGAGGTCCGCGACACCTCACTCAAGGTCCCCCACGGCGAGTCCGGCAAGGTCATCGACGTCAAGGTGTTCAGCCGCTCCGACGAGCACGAACTGCCGCCCGGCGTCAACCAGCTGGTGCGGGTCTACGTCGCCCAGAAGCGCAAGATCTCCGTCGGTGACAAGCTGGCCGGCCGCCACGGCAACAAGGGCGTCATCTCCCGGATCCTCCCGATGGAGGACATGCCGTACATGGCCGACGGTTCACCCGTCGACATCATCCTCAACCCGCTCGGCGTGCCCTCGCGGATGAACGTGGGCCAGGTCCTCGAGGCGCACCTCGGCTGGGCAGCCCGCTGGGGCTGGGACGACGACGGAGAGATGGTCGGCGAGGAGCCCCTGCGCGGCACCGAGGCCAAGACGCGACCCGTTACCCGGCCTTCCACGCTCGTCGCCACCCCGGTGTTCGACGGCGCGAAGTGGGACGAGGTCGAGATGGCGGGCAAGCACCCCACCATCCAGTCCATCTTCGAAAACCTGCGCCCCGAGGCCGCCGACGGCACCCGCCTGATCGGCTCCGACGGCAAAGTGACCCTCTACAACGGCCGCACGGGCGAGGCCTACGACAGCCCGGTCACCGCCGGTTACGCGTACATCCTGAAGCTGTCGCACCTCGTGGACGACAAGATCCACGCCCGCTCCACCGGCCCCTACTCCATGATCACCCAGCAGCCGCTCGGTGGTAAGGCCCAGTTCGGTGGCCAGCGCTTCGGCGAGATGGAGGTATGGGCACTCGAGGCCTATGGCTCCGCCTACTGCCTGCAGGAGCTGCTCACGATCAAGTCCGACGACACCCTCGGCCGGGTCAAGGTCTACGAGGCGATCGTCAAGGGCGAGAACATCCCCGAGCCCGGCATTCCCGAGAGCTTCAAGGTGCTCATCAAGGAAATGCAGGCACTGTGCCTCAATGTCGAGGTGATCTCCCGAACCGGCGAGCAGATTCGCCTGCGCGAGCTCGACGAGGACTACTTCCGGGCTTCCGAGGAGCTGGGCATCGATCTGTCCCGCCCCGAACGCGGCACCGACGAAGAAGACGCCCGCCGCCAGGCCGAGCGCAGCTGA
- the rplL gene encoding 50S ribosomal protein L7/L12: MTKDEILDAIAGMSVLELSELLTDFEERFGVTAAAPVAAVAAAPAGGGEGGDDAEEKDSFDVVLTEAGEKKIGVIKEVRGLTSLGLKEAKELVEGAPQAVLEGASKEDAEAAKEALEGAGASVELK, encoded by the coding sequence ATGACCAAGGATGAGATTCTCGACGCCATCGCGGGCATGTCCGTGCTGGAACTGTCAGAGCTGCTGACCGACTTCGAGGAGCGCTTCGGCGTGACCGCTGCTGCCCCGGTGGCCGCGGTTGCCGCTGCTCCCGCTGGCGGCGGCGAAGGTGGCGACGACGCGGAGGAGAAGGATTCCTTCGACGTCGTGCTGACCGAAGCCGGCGAGAAGAAGATCGGCGTGATCAAGGAAGTCCGCGGACTCACCAGCCTGGGCCTCAAGGAGGCCAAGGAGCTGGTCGAGGGCGCACCGCAGGCTGTTCTCGAAGGAGCCTCCAAGGAGGACGCAGAGGCGGCCAAGGAAGCTCTCGAGGGCGCAGGCGCCTCAGTCGAGCTCAAGTGA
- a CDS encoding 50S ribosomal protein L1 — MPHGKRYRDATQRFDRDREHTPTEAIELIRSLASAKFDETVELTLRLGVDPRKADQMVRGTVALPSGTGKDVRIAVFAQGDAATAAQEAGADLVGGEDLAEQVEGGMLDFDLAIATPDMMPVVGKLGRVLGPRGLMPNPKTGTVTPDAAKAVGEFKGGKVEYRTDRNANVAVPIGKASFDASGLEANYNAVMEEIVKAKPSGAKGSYIRKVTLSSTMGPGVRVDPGRIDAD, encoded by the coding sequence ATGCCACACGGAAAGCGCTACCGCGACGCCACGCAGCGTTTCGACCGGGACCGCGAGCACACGCCCACCGAGGCCATCGAGCTCATCAGGAGCCTGGCCTCTGCCAAGTTCGACGAGACCGTCGAGCTCACCCTGCGCCTGGGAGTGGATCCCCGCAAGGCCGACCAGATGGTGCGCGGCACGGTCGCGCTGCCCTCCGGTACCGGCAAGGACGTGCGCATCGCCGTATTCGCCCAGGGCGACGCAGCCACTGCGGCCCAGGAGGCTGGCGCCGACCTGGTGGGCGGCGAGGACCTCGCCGAGCAGGTCGAGGGCGGAATGCTCGACTTCGACCTGGCCATCGCAACTCCCGACATGATGCCGGTGGTCGGTAAGCTCGGCCGTGTGCTCGGTCCCCGTGGCCTCATGCCCAACCCCAAGACCGGCACTGTCACACCCGATGCCGCGAAGGCCGTGGGCGAGTTCAAGGGCGGCAAGGTCGAGTACCGCACTGACCGCAACGCGAATGTGGCCGTGCCGATCGGCAAGGCCAGCTTCGATGCCTCGGGCCTCGAGGCCAACTACAACGCCGTGATGGAGGAGATCGTGAAGGCGAAGCCTTCCGGTGCGAAGGGCTCCTACATCCGCAAGGTCACCCTCAGCTCCACCATGGGCCCCGGCGTCCGTGTGGACCCGGGTCGCATCGACGCCGACTGA
- the rplJ gene encoding 50S ribosomal protein L10, which yields MSMENPKPEKVAVVEEVREKLSSTEAVVFTEYRGLTVRDLQELRTALRNAGGEYKVYKNTLVRRATAELDLDLGDTLTGPTALAFVGEKPDGTPGDAVLVAKAIKAFAKGNDKLVIKGGRLGEEMLDNAAVLALADVAPREELLARLAGGMAAPMTNMARLLQALPQKMAYALSSLIEAGGAEGAPGPSDADAADDSATEPADSADDTQEAAEASADGGDDTDTQDEAPADAEAKADDAEGDDAAENEE from the coding sequence GTGTCAATGGAGAACCCGAAACCGGAGAAGGTGGCCGTCGTCGAGGAGGTCCGCGAAAAGCTGTCCTCCACCGAAGCGGTGGTGTTCACCGAGTACCGGGGACTGACCGTTCGTGACCTGCAGGAGCTGCGCACTGCGCTGCGCAATGCGGGCGGCGAGTACAAGGTGTACAAGAACACCCTGGTGCGCCGCGCCACAGCGGAACTGGACCTCGATCTCGGCGACACGCTCACCGGGCCGACAGCATTGGCGTTCGTGGGCGAGAAGCCCGATGGAACGCCGGGCGATGCGGTGCTCGTGGCCAAGGCAATCAAGGCCTTTGCCAAGGGCAACGACAAGCTTGTCATCAAGGGTGGTCGCCTCGGAGAGGAGATGCTCGACAACGCCGCAGTTCTGGCGCTCGCCGACGTTGCTCCCCGCGAGGAACTGCTGGCCCGACTGGCCGGTGGCATGGCTGCACCGATGACCAACATGGCCCGTTTGTTGCAGGCCCTGCCACAGAAGATGGCCTATGCGCTGTCTTCGCTCATCGAGGCAGGGGGCGCCGAAGGTGCACCCGGCCCGAGCGATGCAGATGCTGCTGACGACTCAGCCACCGAACCGGCGGATTCCGCCGATGACACCCAAGAAGCCGCCGAGGCAAGCGCTGATGGCGGCGATGATACCGACACACAAGACGAAGCCCCCGCAGATGCGGAGGCCAAGGCAGACGACGCCGAAGGCGACGATGCTGCCGAGAATGAGGAGTGA